A region of the Sminthopsis crassicaudata isolate SCR6 chromosome 6, ASM4859323v1, whole genome shotgun sequence genome:
TCATCACTGTATTGTCTGAAACAAAAGTTGTGACTGCTCTCAAAAAAATTACTGAGCTTTTATTCatttggtataattttttttaggattctGCATGGATACtcacagaaatgaatgaaaatttagcAATACAAACAAGTCCTTTTCTAACATATCATATTATTCTTATAGAAAACATATAAGCTAACTCTATGATGCTAATGTTACTGATGTAGGATTGAAACATAGAAATTACTTGATATGCTGATCTTCATGCTGTTAGTGGGGAGCAAAGAGGGGTTCCATCTATTTGATCTTTGTATACCAACAAAAGCTCTCTCCTCCACATCTTATtggcatatatattatgtatgaagCTTTAAAGAACCAACATTTTCAAACGCTGATATAGAtcagagtatttttaaaagatatgtttgtgtatgtttctctccttcccaattAGATTTCATCCAAAGCTTACTTTATTGTTTGTTCACTCCCAAATTAACACTGATTTTCAAAGAAGCCCTGTTTTTTGTAACATTAAGTTGATATCTAATTGTATGAGTTGCTCATCATAATCAGAAAGGAGGCATTGATTTGCTGTCCAGGATGTATTCATAAGAACCATAGAATAGAGGAGGTATTAGGATCCCTTGCTTTTGAAACTGTTTTGAGTAAACTTATAAAAACATTGTAGCTCAGGATTATTTTCTGGATTGGTTCAAAGCTGACTTTTTTGTCAATAAAGAATATATAAGTAGAGTCTATGAGATGGATAATATTGTCCTTGGGAAAACTGTTTCCCTAACACTTTCCTTTGGGTGGGTGTTGCTATTCCCCTGATTTAGAAATCTCTTCACTTCTTAGGATCTCCCTTAAGAACTGTCTGCCTTTTGCCATGCTCAAAACCTGTGCTGGGAAAAAGTTCCCTATCAGTAACAATTGCATTTGTGAATATTTCTCTGTGCTCATAGATGTGCCGGTATTAAAGGCAACAGGATCATTGAAATGAACGAATTTGTGAGCTTTGCAATTACAGTAACCTACTGCTGAAAAGAGTTCATCAATGATATCTGACAAAACTAAGTGCAAGTGCATCAGCACCACTGTCCGCAATCGTGTGGATGTTGCCTGACAAATCCATTTTAGCCTCCAAAATTACAAGTGTTGTCATGGAGAAGTGACTATAGCAATAAATGATCAATAGGTGGATTTAGAAAAGTACAGAACAACCTCACCTTATAAAGGGAGATGTTATTCAAATATAACAGAGATACACAGGTACtatacagagatacagagacacacaagCATTGTATAGTCTCACAtagatgcatatacatatgcttgtatatgtgtaattatagatatctatgtatatgcatgAATACATTTACATTTGTGTAAAAGCTCATTTGTATATGTGTGCctgcttatatatatacatatatatatatatatatatatatatatatatgtactcacACAATaagcctttatatatatatgtatatatatatatatatatatatatatatatttatatatagatatatatttaaaattgtcctTTTCTTCAAggattgaaggaagaaaaggaagaaaagtggaaaaataaaatttaaaagtatatatcaGAAAACACGTAAAAAAAGACCAGAGATAAGGAAAAGATGGTGATCTCTGAACATGTGTCATACATATTATATAGAGAGTCTTTTCATAAGAAAATTTCTTGCTTTATATTATAAATCCTTCCTTATGTCTTATTATGTATATGGCAAGGtggtcttttcctattttttattttatttataaatcctaaggaaacatatatttattaacttttttctggaaaaaaattatcgGATCATATGAGTTTAGGTTTTATGTGGGCTATAACATATCAATGCCATTCTAaacaaaaggcaaatattttaacGTAAGTATACAATCAAATAAGTACACAAATACATGAGatataaagtataattaaaatctatatttacaaaaaaaatacaataccCCCAATTAAGAATATTTGCatcaagaaagtaaaaaaaaaaaaaaaaaatagaaaacttgtGCAACATATTTTCCAAAACTGTGTTTCTGTAACAACTAAGATCACTTTTTTGATAAGAAATGTGCAGAATCTAATTTTGAATTCTTGATTTTATAACagatatttctttcttcattcccaGGTCACTTTGGATGTCAATATCATTGTGTTCCACAGAATAAGGAATGAAATCGAATGATGATATCCTCTGCATTTTATATATGCTTCAGGTTATAATCGGAGTCTTTGGAAATGGTTTACTCCTTTTCCTGTTTGGCTTTAATTTAGTcactggtcaaaggataagacCAATTGATacgatttttgttaatttgttcctCTCCCATATTGTCATGATTGTTTTCAGGGCAGTTCCTTCTGCAATCCAACTTTGTGTCCAGAAAATTTTCCCGAGTGACACTGAATGCAAAATCATTGTTTATCTGCAGAGAGTGTCCCGGGGACTTTCACTTTGCAATTCCTGCCTCCTGAGTGTCTTCCAGGCCATCACCATCAGTTCCAGCAGCCCCAGTTGGGCAGTGCTGAAAGCCAAAGCACCAAAGTACATTATTCCATCCTGTGTCTTTATATGGGTATGCAATTTGCTGGTAGATTCTTTTGTGCCTCTAAGTGTGACTGCTATTAGGAATGACACAGTCAATAACCTTAAGAACAACCTAGGATATTGTTTTATAGACTGGCGTGTTTTTTCTACCTCAAAAGTACTTATCTGGAAGACACTTTATGATGCGGTATTTCTGGCAATAATGGCCATTTCCAGTGGCTACATGGTGTTCATTTTGTTCAGACACCACAGGCAAGTCCAACACTTTCGTAGCACTGGAGACAACCCTATTGCCACCCCAGAAACCAGAGCTACTAAAGTAATCGTGTTGCTTATGACTATCTTTGTATGCTTTTATTCAGTTAGTTCCATCAGTGTTATTGTAATGGAAAAATCTAAAGATCCAAGCCAGTggattatatgtatacatatattttttactttattttactcAACAGTAAGTCCTTTTgttttaatcagtagtgattcaCAGATCCTTAATTGTaacaatttcaaaagaataaaaaattctcatcctcattattaaaatatcagaacaaatacatttaaaatatgaaattttaaagaagaaaataaattctaaaatctcaattcaaaacttttatttctttaaaaggacACTAAAGTACaagtagaaattattttcatcagaaaataattgttttttaagatGTATGATTCTGTCTACCAAACCAATAATGTTTTTTCTAAAGCAAAAAGAGTAATGATAAATGACGGTTAGTACAAATTCCAAATTTTGTTTCCATCCCTCATGGAAGACACCTTAATTGTCACCAGGTTCAATACTCACAAATGTCAAGAGCCATTGACAAAAGAGGTTGGGCTTATGCACAGGTTTAACAAGATAtgtggtaaaaataaataaacaaacaaacaaacaaacaaacaaataaataaatagataaataaataaatagatagatagatagatagataaataaataaataaatgaataaataaataaatgttatatttcatTCCTAGAAAATCACAGACCCAAGCACTTTCTCTGTTCTCTATATTTAGctcatatcttttcattttcctaatcATTTTTCTCATACATTAAtgagatttttaataaaattttccttcttcctcaaatACATCTCTATTCTTCagacattttaaaagagagaaatggaaatggaatttGTAAGCACAcacagagaatgagacagagagacacacagacacagagaaagggagatagtgaaatagacacagagacaaaggagagagagagagagagagagagagagcgcaacagggagaaaaaaaaagattattttgacaaGTATTGGCAGTAGAAGCAGTGTGGCTGTTCTTTTCCTTTGGTAAAATGAGAATAGTTAATTTTGACTCTGAGATTCAAGATCCAAATACTAGTCACAATACTGAGATTTTGTGTGTATATCCATTGAGCAAGTCCTTTCTTTgtgttcatttttaatttgtctctgaaaaaaaattatatagagaataggGCCAATCAAAATTTGAGCTTTTAGGCAATTCTaaatagttctttctctttgtgtACCCAAGTTTCCCAATCTTGAAGAACAGCTGTCTTAAATAGAGTTGTTTTCAACCTCTGAAACATCCATTTTTCTAAAAGTGTATAAACCCTAACCTTGCCACCATGACTATCTTTGGCTTTTAAGAAAGCCATTGAACAAATATATGGTTTAGGAATAAAATACTTATTCTGGTTTGAACaactttataataatttatttggcttaatttatgtatttattgaaCTAAACCCTACTGTAGCATAGAGGAAAGGTCCATGAGAGAAAGGGAACAAATCTTGTTTGAAGAAGACATGAGCTAAAATGTGATTAAATCTTTTCTTCCACAGGAATACTTTTGTACCGGAACTCTCCCAGGTTCCCAATAGATCCTCAAAACACAATCTACAAATAACATGAGTCTATACAACTTCaaagaattatgtaaaattaaaaaaaaaaagtttttaccaTTGCAGTGGCATAAAATAGAAGCCAGAAATTAAActaaacagagaaagagcaacaatattgaaaaagaaatatttgaaataaagttGGTAAGAGAAATCAGAGCACATTTAAGAATCATAAAATCAGAATAGGAAATTAGCAAAAAAgcataaaagaacaaaaataaatgaattcatacTAACATCTGTAACAGAAAAAGTAAAGCAATCACAACGAAAATGGATTTCTGATATTTCATGAAGTGATGTATAATTCCTagaaatttacataatataaATGAGAAACCCATCTTGTAAAAGAAGATAGTATGCTAGTGATTTCAGAAACCAGCTTTCAAAAAAGTAATGACTGAGGGAGATAAGAGTTCAGCACACAATAAGGGATTTCCAAAGAAATAGAGGATCAAATAAATGGAATGAAGAATTAAGCATTCGTAAAATGCAGAAGAAGAATAAATTGGGctgaacaataatttttttaaattaaaaaaaggtgACAGATCCAAGATATCAGAATAGACATGGCATTTGAGCTGATACTTCTCATCATTCTCtcagaaataacttttaaaaaatggatcaAATGTTATTCTGGTGCCCACAAGTGCTTTAGTAGAGTGATTCTTTAGTAGAGCCATTTCCAGCCAAAGATAACTTCAGTCAGAAGCAGAAATATATGCTACCATTCTTTTGCCCAATGGccaattttgagttccagtttttggGTGGAGAAGCAATTGAGTCACTCAGAAACAAGGGCTCTGGTTTAAGTTTGTTGTAAAGAAGGAGTAGCGTTCCTAGTTCCTCATGAACAGTTTCAGAGCAAGAGAGAAGTACAATTGCTTGCATTCCTCAGGGAAGACAGTGTCTTCCAAAATAAGAACTCACATAAAGAGAACAGTGACCATGCCTTTTTCTACATGATACAATCTTTGAATCACAGACAACTTACAAACTGCAAGAGCTAGTTTTGAAAAGCACAGGGAAACAAAGAAATGGCAATACTTTTTACAATAAAACCTAAAACTTAAGACAGTGATAACCCACCACCACCTCTACCAAAAGGTAAAGAAAGTCAAATTTTAAGTGAAATTCAGAGCTATATAAGTAAGAAAAATTAACACATTTATCATAATGTATTCTCAACAGAAATGtgttatggtgacaaggaagctcaacacataaactcagaagaattTAATAACTTGAAAATATTTGCAAGAATAATGTTAATGAGAATTATTGAATTCAGATTAATgcaagaagcatttttaaaataaaacctcaatagaaatataaacaagagCAAACTATTAATTTAgtcttttcttatctgtaaattctAGATAAAGGcatgaaaattattttgctaatCTTTCTCTACAGAGTACAGAGAATCATATAGTATATAGGATAAATATTGTGAAGTGCCTATTTCAATTTAATCCCCAACCTATCTTCATTCATTTATAACATACTATAGCAatgtttctaaattttaaaaacaaaataatgaataaaaacataCATCCAGAAAAACAtgtgatacatacatatatatatatatatatatatatatatatatatatatatataaaatatatataaatatatatatatatatatgtacgtatgtcTATAGATATATACCTACTACTCCATAAATGTATCATCCAGGTTTTTATAACCAAAAGCTTGAAAATATTATGagcatcatttctttttttatctacaGATAATAGAACCTTTAATTGCAAAACACTGCATCACAAAAGTCACTATCTAGCTATTATTAACAACAGATTAAAtgtagtttttggtttttttcctttgttttagaaTGTTCACATGCATCTCTTAATATGTCCACCTTCCTTGTTCATAACTAAATGTTATGTTAATGAAATTTGAGCTCCTTGAAGGGAGGTTAATATTAATAAAGCTAATTAAACATGTGCCATAACAGAACCATGTGACCAACTTTTGAACCTTAGAGTTGGAATGTCTGCcatgttttgtagtttttgaaTTACTGTTGGACAAGAAAATATACACCATTGATTTGACTGCACCCCTATCCCTTATCTTTTTCGCAAAGTTATAGTATCCTGGAAACAGTACATTTTACTACCACCATTTCTGACATATATTCTACCATATCTGAAGATGAGTGGCCTAGTGCTAGTGATGCTAGTATTTCCAATGAAAGTTTCCATTTAAATCAAGCAGATCCTGCTCTGTTAAGATTAGACACTTTACTTTCCTATCCTGCTGTCACCATGACCTGTTGCATACCATTCCTTCATTAGCTTTCTTGCTCAGAATTGAACTTAAACTTTATTTCaactttgttttattaaataagcATTAACAAAGAGCCTTGAAGCTTGGGGTTTTCTATAAGAGAAATAAATACTGATAGAGCTTCATTATCAAGGCAGGCTTTTGGAACTATTAAATGCAGTCAAAGCAAAGCTAGGAGGAATTCACAACAGAACTGGGAAAATTTTATTCAATCATCAGACAACCAAGTAATAGAGGGAACAGaggattttatttaattcaaaaaacCAGACTTCAATTAGAAAGTATTAATTATTTTATCCTCCAAATCCTAGATTATGTCAGGCAACCTCTTTCAGTCACGGTTTTCTAATAACATTATAGGTACACTAATAAAAGAGTACAGATTAGATAGACTAATTCTTCTAAACTAGTTTAACCTTTGCTTTATCCTTATATTTGTAATACATGTTTCCCAatattaaaaacacaataaaCCAAAAAATACTCAAACAGGAATACATACAATTTAAATGAATATACTTTCCTCTCAATGTGttacctagattttttttcttgtaaacaaactCCTAAAGATATATCATCATTATATTCGATCAatgaataatagtagtagtaaattCACAGGGTTACTTTGAGCATAAAAAGATTTGTCTCTATAATAGAGTGgtcaattaattataattattttcagaaagaaaaaaattgatgagttgttttttttttttttagatcagtAGGTTTCAGGAAAATTTTCCTTGGCATATCAACGAACAGAAAGCACTCTCCGTAGTTCTTCCTTTCATattattaagcaaaaaaaaaaaaaaaaaaaaaaaaaaaaaaaaaaaagtttctccccACAATGTAAAGTGTTGCTCCTTTTGAGATTCTAATTAGTCACTTTTAGTAACTGCTGGGGATTTTTACTTGAGATGAAGGGATGTCATGGCCTGGTTCCTGCACACAGGGGCTTCAGGCCCTTCCCCTGTGACCcccatcctttcttccctcacacaGGTGGCTGGAAATAATGTAGCTTCCAGGCTGGGATGTCCTGTGGTGACTGTTCAAGCAAAAGCTCCACAGTCAGATTCCTTTCTCTGGGCCAGAGCATTATATAGTATaaaggaaatcagagaagttGAGCAAAATcacccattttataggtgaggtaACTGAGGCCAAGGGGAACTGTGTGATTGTTTCACAGTCAAAGGGAGTTATTGGGACTGCATTTCAGTGCCTTGGCTCTCTGCCTGCTATTTAGCTCCTTCTCCTGGCCTCTTCTGCTCCCTAGTTGTCCTTTGTGCCTGTTATTTCAATGTAGCTTTTAGTATTTGATTAACTGGAAGGTACTCTCAATgtggtttttcttcctttcttcctgtctttcctttttctttattcttttataggAATCAAACTTCTGTCACTCTAGTAATCATGGTTAATTTAGATTCAATGActtcctatattttcttttgtgctgaggcaagtgggattaaattatttgcccagggtcataaagctagtaactATTgaatgcctgaggctggatttgaactcaggtcctccagacttcagggacAGTTCTCTATCCAATGAGCCACCTAAGTGCCCTGACTGCatacatattaaaatttattttttactaactGGAAAAGGCAGTTAGTTCTCTGCCTAAATGCCTCAGGTGCCCTGGATGCCCATGAATCATGGTAAAGTGGCAAGGACATTCAAATTAGAAGCAATGGACTTTGAGGGCACAGAAATGTATCTGACAGAAACAGGGAATGTATCCTGCAAAGGAAAGAAGTCCAATATAGTTTTACATTGTCTTATTCACAttataataaatttgaattttttttggccaTGAGCTCATATTTAATAACCACCAATTTATTAGGAAATATATATTACTTCaatgattattaattatttcacataattttataagacaaatattttaaaagtacaatagCAATATAAACAATAACTTATAAACTGCATTACTCTTTCTTCTGCCCAAGGTCTGATCTAGATATGCTTAATTTTTTGTCATGTGGCCTAAATACAAGCAGTGTTTTTAGCTATGTTCCATGTGCATCACATTATCTTTATAGTTCTTCCTTTTGTCACAGCAAAATTTCTGTTATACCTTTAGGAAAACCGTTCCTTTACCATATATTCAGACAAAAATTGTTATATtgaaaagcaataaatatttaagaatctcTGAAGTTACTATGCTATGATTTTCTGCATTatgatgttgcattttgtttaaTTCAGAAATTCATTGTACTGATGTGAACATTTATGGGGAAAGAACCTCGTCTGTATATTTAAGGAGAACAAATGGGCCCTTCAAATAATCATATTGGGCAATGTTTGGCAAGGCAACAGTTTATGTCAGAAACTGTCTTCTACAATATTAGTGTGATCTAATTATCCATCTGAATGAGGCAGGTCCTGAAGTAGGAAAAGGTCTCGAAGATTTATTGGTGAAAATGATGTGCCCATGAGAGATATAGAGTAAACAATAGAAGCTCAATTGTCAATATCAGAAATGTATTAAAGTCAAGAAGAAAGCAATGTATGCTATCAAGCATTGTTGTCAGCAAGCCGTagtcaaagaataaatatttgctgaaaatcacagagtcagacactGTATTGTGTCTCAATAGGAAGTTGTGAatgctctcaaaaaaaatttctgagcTTTTATTCATTTGGTATAATTTTTTTAGGATTCTGAAGCATTCACTACAGAAATAAATGAAGTTCTTTTTAAACATATCCTATTATTCTTACAGATAATGTATAAGCTAATTGTATGGTGCTCATGTTACTGATGTAGGATTGAAACCTATAAAAACTAAGTGATATGCTGGTCATCATGCTGTTAGGGGAGAACAAAGAGGGGTTCAATCCATTTATATCTTGTGTTCCAATCTAAATCTCTCTGCTCCACATCTTACTGGCATATAAATTATGTATGAAGCTTTAAAGAAACCAATATTTTTAAACAGATATACAtcagtgtattttttaaaaagttatgtgtctatgtctctctatatgaatataaaagacAACATAAAAGTCCTTCCAAATTAGATGTTCAAAGCTTACTTTATAGTTCATTTACTCTTCTATTAACACTGATTTTCAAAAGAGCTCTGTTCTGTAGCAATAAGTTGATATGTAATTGTATGAGTTTCTCATCATAATCAGAAAGAAGGCAATTGATTTTCTGTCCAGTAGGAATAAATACGAACCATAGAATTGAGGAGGTGTCAGGATCCCTCCCTCTTTGAAACTATTTTGAGCTAATTTATAAAAGCTATTGTTATTCAGGGATATTTTCTGGATTGGTCCAAAGCTGTCTTTGTTGTCAATAAACAATATATAAGAAGAGTCTATGAGATGGATAATATTGTCCTTGAGAAAACTGTTTCCCTAAAACTTTGCTTGAGTGCATGTCCATATTCCCCACATTCCAATAGATacgatttttgttaatttgttcctttcccATATTATAATGATTCTTTTCAGGGGAGTTCCTTCTGCAATCCAAGTTTGTATCCAGAAAATTTTCCTGAGTGACACTGAATGCAAAATCATTGTTTATGTGCAGAGAGTGTCCCGGGGACTTTCACTTTGCAATACCTGCCTCCTGCCTGTCTTCCAGGCCATCACCATCAGTTCCAACAACCCCAAATGGGCCAAGTTCAAAGCTAAAGCCCAAAAACACATTGTTCCATCATGTGTCTTCACGTGGGTACTCAATTTGTTGATAGATGTAGTTGTGCCTCTGCATGTGACTGGCACAAGGAAAAACACATTTAGTCACCTTAAGAAGAACCTAGGATACTGTTCAATAGACTGGCATGCCATAACAACTTCCAATCTTGTTATGTGGAAGACACTTTATGATGTGGTATTTCTGCCATTCATGGCCATTTCCAGTACATGGTGCTTGTTTTGTTCAGACACAAATGGCAAGTCAAATATCTTCATAATACTAGTGTCAACCCTATGGCCACCCCAGAAACTAGAGCCATTAAAGTAATCTTGTTGCTCATGATTATCTTTGTATGCTTTTATTCaattagttctatttttgttattgtaatAGAAAAATCTAAAGATACAAGCCAGTGGGTTATACGtgtgtttaaaatttaaaatttattttactcaaCATTAAGCCCTTTTgttttaatcagtagtgattcaCAAGTCCTCAGTTATTATATTTTCAAACGAATAAAAAATTCTCATCCACATTCACTAAAATCTCAGAACAAATACATTTTAACTatgatatttcaaagaaaaaaattctaaagtctCAATTCAAAGCTTTTATTTGTGAAAGAGGACACTGGAGTAAAAGTGAAatttttcttcatcagaaaatgattattttactttttcagatGTTCGGTTCTGTCCAGCAAaccaataaactttttttccaaaGTAAAAAGAGTAATGATAAATGATGGTTGGTACAAATTCCAAATTGTGTTTCCATCCCTCATTCATCACCAAACTCAATACAAACAAATGTCAAGTACCAATGACAAAAGTGGTTAAAGTTTTGAACAGGTTTAACCAGatatgtgataaaaaaaaaaatgttatttttcattaCTAGAAAATCACAGACCGAAGCAGTGTGTCTGTCCTTTACATTAACCaatgatttatcattttcctaatcctttgtttttctcttatgtTAATGAGATTGTTTATaagcttttccttcttcctcaattATATCTTAAGTCTTCagacatttttttattttattttatttagaattttttcccacagtatatatgcatgagtaatttttttataatattaccccttgtattcatttttccactttgtattcctttttaccctttgtattcatttccccttccctccactccctccccccaatg
Encoded here:
- the LOC141547393 gene encoding vomeronasal type-1 receptor 1-like, translating into MKSNDDILCILYMLQVIIGVFGNGLLLFLFGFNLVTGQRIRPIDTIFVNLFLSHIVMIVFRAVPSAIQLCVQKIFPSDTECKIIVYLQRVSRGLSLCNSCLLSVFQAITISSSSPSWAVLKAKAPKYIIPSCVFIWVCNLLVDSFVPLSVTAIRNDTVNNLKNNLGYCFIDWRVFSTSKVLIWKTLYDAVFLAIMAISSGYMVFILFRHHRQVQHFRSTGDNPIATPETRATKVIVLLMTIFVCFYSVSSISVIVMEKSKDPSQWIICIHIFFTLFYSTVSPFVLISSDSQILNCNNFKRIKNSHPHY